A genomic stretch from Echeneis naucrates chromosome 6, fEcheNa1.1, whole genome shotgun sequence includes:
- the pex5 gene encoding peroxisomal biogenesis factor 5 isoform X2, protein MAMRELVEAECGGANPLMKLTSHMTKEGGAWRHRSTPTIPPTPIEIATEEELVNEFLQAPPRPPHTFDMGQLLEEMQQIDQQSYRQAPQRAPDVAALALSGDWAAEFLSGSDAASTPGLIALGDAADADWTREFIAEAADPGRWAEEYLEQSEEKLWLGDLGDKENEWTKEYQPGEELRQTANELVSKVDDPKLQNTEVSEESAEAWVDEFTTSGPDFQQAKAAVESDVDFWEKLQQEWEEMAKRDAESHPWLSDFDQLLSSSYDKGYQFEEDNPYLSHPDPLSEGVKRMEAGDIPGAVRFFESAVQREPDNQLAWQYLGTCQAENEQEFAAISALRRCIELKNDNLTALMALAVSFTNESLHRQACETLRDWLKHNPKYHSVWEQNERERQKDGARDKEKDRERFGSLLPESLFTDVQTLFLRAANSDPAQVDPQLQCGLGVLFNLSGEYDKAVDCFSAALSVTPQDYLLWNKLGATLANGSRSEEAVAAYRRALELQPGFVRSRYNLGISCVNLGAHREAVEHFLEALSLQRQAIGDGGRAARGPGGAAANMMSDNIWSTLRMALSMMGESSLYAAADRRDLDALLAHFCQREVEGGNE, encoded by the exons ATGGCGATGCGGGAGTTGGTGGAGGCAGAATGTGGGGGAGCCAATCCCCTCATGAAGCTGACGAGTCACATGACGAAGGAAGGGGGGGCATGGCGACACCGCTCAACGCCTACA attCCCCCCACTCCTATTGAAATTGCAACTGAAGAAGAG CTGGTGAATGAGTTCCTTCAGGCACCCCCACGACCCCCTCACACATTTGACATGGGCCAGCTTCTGGAGGAAATGCAGCAGATTGACCAACAGAGCTACAGACAAGCTCCGCAGAGAG CTCCAGATGTGGCAGCGTTGGCCCTCTCTGGTGACTGGGCAGCCGAATTCCTCTCTGGATCTGATGCTGCCTCCACACCAGGACTCATTGCTCTTGGTGATGCAGCAGATGCTGACTGGACGAGAGAGTTTATCGCTGAGGCTGCAG atcCAGGACGCTGGGCAGAGGAGTATCTGGAGCAGTCAGAAGAGAAGTTGTGGCTTGGAGACCtgggagacaaagaaaatgaatg GACAAAGGAGTATCAACCAGGAGAGGAGCTGAGGCAGACTGCCAATGAACTCGTCTCAAAGGTTGATGACCCTAAATTACAAAATACAGAG GTTTCAGAGGAGTCAGCTGAAGCCTGGGTGGATGAGTTCACCACATCAGGACCAGATTTCCAACAAGCAAAAGCTGCAGTGGAA AGTGACGTGGATTTCTgggagaagctgcagcaggagtgGGAGGAGATGGCTAAGAGGGATGCTGAGAGCCATCCCTGGTTGTCTGACTTTGATCAGCTACTCAGCTCTTCTTATGACAAG GGGTATCAATTTGAAGAGGACAATCCCTACTTATCCCATCCAGACCCTTTGTCAGAGGGAGTGAAGCGAATGGAGGCAGGGGATATCCCTGGTGCCGTACGGTTCTTTGAAAGTGCTGTACAGAGAGAACCAGACAACCAGCTG GCATGGCAATATCTTGGAACCTGTCAGGCAGAAAACGAACAAGAATTTGCTGCCATCAGCGCCCTCCGCAG ATGTATAGAGCTGAAGAACGACAACCTGACTGCTCTGATGGCATTGGCTGTCAGTTTCACCAATGAGTCACTGCACAGGCAGGCCTGTGAGACTCTTCGTGATTGGCTAAAGCACAATCCAAAATACCACTCTGTCTGGGAGCAGAATGAGCGAGAACGCCAAAAGGATGGTGCCCGAGATAAGGAGAAGGACAGGGAGCGGTTCGGGTCACTGCTGCCAGA ATCTTTGTTTACTGATGTCCAGACCCTGTTCCTGCGTGCAGCCAATTCTGACCCAGCCCAAGTGGACCCTCAGTTGCAGTGTGGTCTGGGAGTCCTCTTCAACCTCAGTGGAGAGTATGATAAGGCAGTGGACTGTTTCAGTGCTGCTCTCTCCGTCACACCGCAG gACTACTTGCTGTGGAACAAGTTGGGTGCTACATTGGCCAATGGGAGCCGTTCGGAGGAGGCAGTGGCCGCCTACAGGAGGGCTTTGGAGTTGCAGCCAGGTTTTGTCCGTAGTCGCTACAACTTGGGCATCAGCTGTGTCAACTTGGGAGCACACAG AGAGGCAGTGGAGCACTTCCTTGAAGCACTCTCTCTACAGCGTCAGGCTATTGGGGATGGAGGGAGAGCTGCCAGGGGGCCTGGAGGTGCAGCAGCAAACATGATGTCAGACAACATCTGGTCTACCCTGCGCATGGCTCTAAGCATGATGGGAGAGAGCTCTCTGTACGCTGCTGCTGATCGTCGGGATTTGGACGCATTGCTCGCTCACTTCTGTCAGCGAGAGGTTGAAGGTGGAAATGAATGA
- the pex5 gene encoding peroxisomal biogenesis factor 5 isoform X1, translating to MAMRELVEAECGGANPLMKLTSHMTKEGGAWRHRSTPTIPPTPIEIATEEELVNEFLQAPPRPPHTFDMGQLLEEMQQIDQQSYRQAPQRAPDVAALALSGDWAAEFLSGSDAASTPGLIALGDAADADWTREFIAEAADPGRWAEEYLEQSEEKLWLGDLGDKENEWTKEYQPGEELRQTANELVSKVDDPKLQNTEFLRFVRQIGECSVTVESRTDRQLTDKAQAEEAQNWASNLNQVSEESAEAWVDEFTTSGPDFQQAKAAVESDVDFWEKLQQEWEEMAKRDAESHPWLSDFDQLLSSSYDKGYQFEEDNPYLSHPDPLSEGVKRMEAGDIPGAVRFFESAVQREPDNQLAWQYLGTCQAENEQEFAAISALRRCIELKNDNLTALMALAVSFTNESLHRQACETLRDWLKHNPKYHSVWEQNERERQKDGARDKEKDRERFGSLLPESLFTDVQTLFLRAANSDPAQVDPQLQCGLGVLFNLSGEYDKAVDCFSAALSVTPQDYLLWNKLGATLANGSRSEEAVAAYRRALELQPGFVRSRYNLGISCVNLGAHREAVEHFLEALSLQRQAIGDGGRAARGPGGAAANMMSDNIWSTLRMALSMMGESSLYAAADRRDLDALLAHFCQREVEGGNE from the exons ATGGCGATGCGGGAGTTGGTGGAGGCAGAATGTGGGGGAGCCAATCCCCTCATGAAGCTGACGAGTCACATGACGAAGGAAGGGGGGGCATGGCGACACCGCTCAACGCCTACA attCCCCCCACTCCTATTGAAATTGCAACTGAAGAAGAG CTGGTGAATGAGTTCCTTCAGGCACCCCCACGACCCCCTCACACATTTGACATGGGCCAGCTTCTGGAGGAAATGCAGCAGATTGACCAACAGAGCTACAGACAAGCTCCGCAGAGAG CTCCAGATGTGGCAGCGTTGGCCCTCTCTGGTGACTGGGCAGCCGAATTCCTCTCTGGATCTGATGCTGCCTCCACACCAGGACTCATTGCTCTTGGTGATGCAGCAGATGCTGACTGGACGAGAGAGTTTATCGCTGAGGCTGCAG atcCAGGACGCTGGGCAGAGGAGTATCTGGAGCAGTCAGAAGAGAAGTTGTGGCTTGGAGACCtgggagacaaagaaaatgaatg GACAAAGGAGTATCAACCAGGAGAGGAGCTGAGGCAGACTGCCAATGAACTCGTCTCAAAGGTTGATGACCCTAAATTACAAAATACAGAG TTCCTTCGGTTCGTTAGGCAGATTGGCGAGTGCAGTGTGACAGTGGAGagcagaacagacagacagctcaCAGATAAAGCTCAGGCTGAGGAGGCTCAGAACTGGGCCTCCAACCTCAACCAG GTTTCAGAGGAGTCAGCTGAAGCCTGGGTGGATGAGTTCACCACATCAGGACCAGATTTCCAACAAGCAAAAGCTGCAGTGGAA AGTGACGTGGATTTCTgggagaagctgcagcaggagtgGGAGGAGATGGCTAAGAGGGATGCTGAGAGCCATCCCTGGTTGTCTGACTTTGATCAGCTACTCAGCTCTTCTTATGACAAG GGGTATCAATTTGAAGAGGACAATCCCTACTTATCCCATCCAGACCCTTTGTCAGAGGGAGTGAAGCGAATGGAGGCAGGGGATATCCCTGGTGCCGTACGGTTCTTTGAAAGTGCTGTACAGAGAGAACCAGACAACCAGCTG GCATGGCAATATCTTGGAACCTGTCAGGCAGAAAACGAACAAGAATTTGCTGCCATCAGCGCCCTCCGCAG ATGTATAGAGCTGAAGAACGACAACCTGACTGCTCTGATGGCATTGGCTGTCAGTTTCACCAATGAGTCACTGCACAGGCAGGCCTGTGAGACTCTTCGTGATTGGCTAAAGCACAATCCAAAATACCACTCTGTCTGGGAGCAGAATGAGCGAGAACGCCAAAAGGATGGTGCCCGAGATAAGGAGAAGGACAGGGAGCGGTTCGGGTCACTGCTGCCAGA ATCTTTGTTTACTGATGTCCAGACCCTGTTCCTGCGTGCAGCCAATTCTGACCCAGCCCAAGTGGACCCTCAGTTGCAGTGTGGTCTGGGAGTCCTCTTCAACCTCAGTGGAGAGTATGATAAGGCAGTGGACTGTTTCAGTGCTGCTCTCTCCGTCACACCGCAG gACTACTTGCTGTGGAACAAGTTGGGTGCTACATTGGCCAATGGGAGCCGTTCGGAGGAGGCAGTGGCCGCCTACAGGAGGGCTTTGGAGTTGCAGCCAGGTTTTGTCCGTAGTCGCTACAACTTGGGCATCAGCTGTGTCAACTTGGGAGCACACAG AGAGGCAGTGGAGCACTTCCTTGAAGCACTCTCTCTACAGCGTCAGGCTATTGGGGATGGAGGGAGAGCTGCCAGGGGGCCTGGAGGTGCAGCAGCAAACATGATGTCAGACAACATCTGGTCTACCCTGCGCATGGCTCTAAGCATGATGGGAGAGAGCTCTCTGTACGCTGCTGCTGATCGTCGGGATTTGGACGCATTGCTCGCTCACTTCTGTCAGCGAGAGGTTGAAGGTGGAAATGAATGA
- the cdca3 gene encoding cell division cycle-associated protein 3: MGSSESKMLVSEPTKQDPPMKNIRVHQLMDPRSPSAGIDRTPIQAAGFVPQTTAAAKSEHSLAFTDPRSPTVGIARTPVREVMRATVGSFARRLGLFFHNETEGKLPDTTQKYFSDVVEAEDLPSTEPLLTPQASHTFTSLAEHAKLLTTPVQLSFPSAGDSSPFVLLEEPQVEVEIEAEADISLEEAEEARESPLHKRLSMSLITCHEGATSSQILAEVHRDGASSPVPGLEVELPKDGTEHSYALPSVTVETESPIELTPTTEPVGPPVQMAPAQPESSSEGTQELVKEALLPASTSEPPAVPSPEQPHPRKGIRCPTLDSKSPSQVVFKPQWLGKDFGASGLRARGLQGQTGKGSSSPLTVRMAVKKPTNENKGQSGKLKQKGTEGRSPLQILKEANSPRDQRSQMKLKVSTPDKYRRGQMDRRVLPVALDKENR, from the exons ATGGGATCCAGTGAGAGCAAGATGCTGGTATCTGAGCCGACAAAACAAGATCCACCCATGAAAAACATCCGAGTCCACCAGCTGATGGATCCACGCTCTCCCTCAGCAGGCATTGATCGTACTCCCATTCAG gctGCTGGGTTTGTGCCCCAAACTACTGCTGCAGCAAAAAGTGAGCATTCACTGGCATTCACAGATCCCCGCTCACCTACTGTTGGCATTGCCCGTACCCCTGTGAGAGAAGTCATGAGAG CAACAGTTGGGTCCTTCGCTCGCCGCCTGGGactttttttccacaatgaGACTGAAGGGAAACTCCCTGACACCACTCAGAAATACTTCAGTGATGTGGTGGAGGCTGAGGATCTGCCTTCCACAGAGCCCCTCCTGACTCCTCAGGCTTCTCATACCTTCACCTCCCTGGCTGAGCATGCTAAACTACTAACCACTCCTGTGCAGCTCTCCTTCCCGAGTGCAGGTGACTCAAGCCCCTTTGTGCTTCTTGAGGAACCCCAAGTGGAGGTGGAGATAGAAGCAGAGGCTGACATAAGCCTGGAGGAGGCAGAAGAAGCAAGAGAGTCTCCACTTCATAAGAGATTGAGCATGAGCCTGATAACTTGCCATGAAGGAGCAACATCGTCTCAGATCCTTGCTGAGGTGCACCGTGACGGTGCTTCTTCTCCAGTTCCTGGTCTGGAGGTGGAGCTGCCCAAAGATGGCACGGAGCATTCCTATGCCCTTCCTTCTGTCACAGTTGAAACAGAGTCACCCATTGAACTGACCCCAACCACTGAACCAGTGGGTCCCCCAGTTCAGATGGCCCCTGCCCAGCCGGAGTCATCTTCCGAAGGAACACAAGAGCTTGTTAAAGAAGCTTTGCTGCCTGCATCCACATCAGAGCCACCAGCCGTCCCCAGCCCAGAACAGCCACACCCCCGCAAAGGCATCCGCTGCCCCACCTTGGACTCAAAAAGTCCTAGTCAGGTGGTGTTCAAGCCACAGTGGTTGGGAAAAGACTTTGGTGCCTCTGGGCTAAGAGCAAGAGGATTGCAGGGGCAAACTGGGAAGGGAAGCTCCTCTCCACTCACTGTCCGCATGGCTGTTAAGAAGCCAACCAATGAAAACAAGGGTCAGTCTGGAAAACTGAAGCAGAAAG GTACTGAAGGCCGCTCCCCACTACAGATCCTTAAGGAGGCCAACTCACCCAGGGACCAACGCTCTCAG ATGAAGCTGAAGGTGTCCACCCCAGATAAGTACAGGCGTGGACAGATGGACCGCCGAGTACTGCCAGTGGCTTTGGATAAGGAGAACAGATGA